The region GGCTTGGCTGCACTCAACCAGAATCTTTCCGAGTACCTCGCCGAAGAGGCGCGGACACTGGTTGGCCAACGCGAAGCCGAAGCCCGCTTCAGCGAACTCGACACGCTAAAAGTCGACATCGAACGCCTCGAGGCGCGTATTGAGCGCCTTGCCCGATCCCTTCATACCAGCGATAACGCATGAAGCTGCTTGCCGTCCGCCGTCTGTTGCGCATCCAGAGCGTGGTCATCCGCTACCGTCTCGACGATCTGCTGTTCGAACTGCCGCTGCCTTGGTGGCTGATGGCCCTGCGGCACGTCATGCCGTGGCGCTGGTTGCCGCGCAAAACCCTCGACCTCAGCCGTGGCGCTCGACTGCGCCTGGCCTTGCAGGACCTGGGCCCGATTTTCATCAAGTTCGGCCAACTGCTTTCAACCCGCCGCGACCTGCTGCCGGAAGATATCGCCGATGAGCTGATGCTGCTGCAAGACCGCGTTCCATCCTTCGATCCTCAAAAAGCCGTGGCCCTGATCGAAGAGCAGCTCGGCGCTAAAATCAGCGACGTGTTCAGCCGCTTCGACGTTGAGCCACTGGCTTCAGCCTCGGTGGCACAAGTTCACGCGGCCAAGCTCAAGAGTGGTGAAGAGGTCGTGGTCAAGGTGGTGCGCCCCGGTCTCAAGCCGATCATCGCCCAGGACCTGGCCTGGTTGTTCCTGATCGCCCGTGGCGCAGAGCGGGTATCGGCCGACGCCCGTCTGCTGCACCCGGTGGAAGTGGTCAACGATTACGAAAAGACCATCTACGACGAACTCGACCTGTTGCGCGAAGCGGCCAATGCTAGCCAGCTCAAGCGCAACTTCGAAGGTTCCGAAATGATGTATGTGCCCCAGGTCTACTGGGACTGGTGCCGCCCCAAGGTGCTGGTGATGGAGCGTATCTACGGCATCCAGGTCACCGACCTCGCGACCCTGGCCGACCAGCGCACCGACATGAAAATGCTGGCGGAACGCGGCGTGGAGATCTTCTTCACCCAGGTGTTCCGTGACAGCTTCTTCCATGCCGATATGCACCCAGGCAACATTTTCGTCAGCACCGTCAAACCGTGGAGCCCGCAATATATTGCCATCGACTGCGGCATTGTCGGCAGCCTCACGCCCGAGGACCAGGACTACCTGGCGCGCAACCTGTTTGCCTTCTTCAAGCGTGACTACCGCCGCGTGGCCCAACTGCACATCGATTCGGGCTGGGTCCCGGCGCACACCAAGCTCAACGAATTCGAGGCGGCGATCCGCACGGTCTGCGAGCCGATCTTCGAAAAACCGTTAAAAGATATTTCGTTCGGCCAAGTGCTGATGCGCCTGTTCCAGACCGCGCGGCGCTTCAACATGGAAGTGCAGCCACAGCTGGTGTTGCTGCAGAAAACCCTGCTGA is a window of Pseudomonas sp. DG56-2 DNA encoding:
- the ubiB gene encoding ubiquinone biosynthesis regulatory protein kinase UbiB yields the protein MKLLAVRRLLRIQSVVIRYRLDDLLFELPLPWWLMALRHVMPWRWLPRKTLDLSRGARLRLALQDLGPIFIKFGQLLSTRRDLLPEDIADELMLLQDRVPSFDPQKAVALIEEQLGAKISDVFSRFDVEPLASASVAQVHAAKLKSGEEVVVKVVRPGLKPIIAQDLAWLFLIARGAERVSADARLLHPVEVVNDYEKTIYDELDLLREAANASQLKRNFEGSEMMYVPQVYWDWCRPKVLVMERIYGIQVTDLATLADQRTDMKMLAERGVEIFFTQVFRDSFFHADMHPGNIFVSTVKPWSPQYIAIDCGIVGSLTPEDQDYLARNLFAFFKRDYRRVAQLHIDSGWVPAHTKLNEFEAAIRTVCEPIFEKPLKDISFGQVLMRLFQTARRFNMEVQPQLVLLQKTLLNIEGLGRQLYPELDLWSTAQPFLERWMRERVSPKTLLQNLHGQVEQIPHLAGMTRDLLERMSQPHLSDPPAPWQQKSDHWALRLLGAGLLGGGATLAAGAVSLSAPAAWPAWLMLAAGLYLIVRR